The Ischnura elegans chromosome 1, ioIscEleg1.1, whole genome shotgun sequence genome contains a region encoding:
- the LOC124170868 gene encoding uncharacterized protein LOC124170868, with the protein MDWTGKNNSSNPSNATRISSGNINEWCRLRRLWKSAILNTWGTQSLKWSEGENLRYLGFIQRLAESEEAHIASLESKRPCRPRTRFDLTDGPVSSTDYDRADFISAERESKNGRERRRREADVEWASFNLNWRLKVGTNGDISQPDSGSSTEELREKILKLERELVVEKRHRISAEGCLKAQAALSEVTKRLEMVEEKLRNISDEKWRNNASPVRSGPNLEGVASGTVQKVVTESSTQGVADDKVSLGEGIFCLLSSWKAMESKCVADWCVAILHGVFGEEAKLYRVQPRKTSQNLRPFPKAFLEVAKVHFKSFLVNINYQP; encoded by the exons ATGGACTGGACGGGGAAAAACAATTCCAGTAATCCATCCAATGCCACCCGTATAAGTTCAGGGAATATTAATGAGTGGTGCCGATTGAGAAGACTGTGGAAGAGTGCGATATTGAACACTTGGGGTACCCAATCGTTGAAGTGGAGTGAAGGGGAAAATCTCAGATATCTAGGTTTTATACAACGTTTGGCAG AAAGTGAAGAGGCTCATATAGCTTCATTGGAATCGAAGAGGCCCTGTAGGCCGAGGACAAGATTCGATCTGACGGATGGCCCAGTCAGCAGCACTGACTACGACAGGGCTGATTTCATCTCTGCAGAAAGGGAGTCG AAAAATGGTCGGGAAAGGAGAAGGAGAGAGGCCGATGTGGAGTGGgcctcatttaatttaaattggagGCTGAAAGTGGGCACCAATGGTGATATTTCCCAGCCTGATAGTGGTAGTTCCACGGAGGAGCTAAGGGAGAAGATTTTAAAGCTAGAGAGGGAATTGGTGGTAGAGAAGAGGCATCGGATTTCCGCGGAGGGGTGCTTGAAGGCACAAGCCGCTTTGTCGGAGGTGACGAAGAGGTTGGAGATGGTGGAGGAGAAATTAAGGAACATTTCCG acGAAAAATGGAGAAACAATGCCTCCCCTGTGAGATCAGGTCCCAACTTAGAAGGGGTTGCATCAGGAACGGTGCAGAAAGTTGTAACTGAAAGTTCAACACAGGGAGTGGCTGACGATAAG GTCTCATTAGGGGAAGGAATTTTCTGCCTCCTCTCATCGTGGAAAGCGATGGAGTCAAAGTGTGTAGCAGACTGGTGTGTGGCCATTTTGCATGGCGTCTTTGGGGAGGAGGCCAAATTATACCGTGTGCAACCACGAAAAACTAGCCAGAATTTAAGACCTTTTCCAAAGGCTTTCCTAGAAGTTGCGAAAG tacATTTCAAGAGTTTTCTGGTGAACATTAACTACCAACCATAG